ATTGTAACGGGAGTGTAAAAACCCaaagaaatggaaaaaaagaCTCGTAATTAAAGGTCAATAAGTTTTATTAGGATGTCGGCCAAGtcgacttatttgtatattttgtcttcCTTATCATTTTTgctatataacttttatatatatttgaaaaaaatgtatagaaatcgaAAAAAAGAACTTGAAATTCGTCACTTATCTCATAAAGTGTATAccgaattaaaatattgtaagaaataaaaaaaacggaCATCCGCGAAATCGGATTATGTGAGTtggattatgtttattataaacaagaaAGAAATCGTCAGATCTGTGTACCATACTTGTATATGTTCCAGTCAAACCTTCTAACTTTTGACATATGCAGCTTTATACAAATAGTTCAAAACGCTATGAATTCGAATCACTATGTCTCGCTTGTTTACAAATATCAAGGAGAATGTTTATAATAAGCATAATCCAACTCACATAATCCGTTGTCCGGTGAAAGAAGTTGTTTTCCAACGACCCACAAAACTCCTTTTCAACTCTGAagttaaataatcaattaattataatgtaatgcgattatgaatcttttttttttaccaaaccgGGTTATGCATTGTGAAATCTATGACGAAACCGGGTGGTAAACATTGACGAAACCGGCCAGTTCTATTTTGACAcgacccatttctttcgttccatacacagaaatacaagtattgagatgctcataatgactagttttgcaatctccgtgtcagtatctatcttcccgtacctttctttccgtacaaaatgaacaatttaacgagaaattaaacaatttcgaggcaaggtttactcaattcgtcattttgacatgcatttttacttatttctccgttaatatagaacagttgtagaaaatattgcatatcacaatagaaaatagttgtatatgtatatatattctttgatatcatgaaaaaaaataagaaaataaggagaaatctatctttcttctgtctattgatgttccgtcattgtgcccgatgttagataccatcgagtccgaaCAAATTTTGtcggtgtggtttagacacgGTGTAAATGTAAACATAGTCATATTTTTAAACTTACAGTTGGCGTAATTCTGAATTCTTGTAAAtcctaaagatttttttaactcaaGCAAAACTATTTACCGTAGTCGTATTTTGGAAAAATCTGTGAAAAATTATTGACCCTCTTCTAATTTATACTTGATTTGgctatttaacttttttctattcgagcatcactgagaGTCTTATGAAGATGTAACCCGCGTCTGGCATGCAAGATCTTAGGCCTAATACTTTTttgataatcttttttttttttttctttttttatctttttcgtCCCATTATCAAAGTTTTGTACCTTAatctctttctttctttttttggtcgaaattatagttttttaagagGTTCTCAAACAAAAGTAATGACATAatctgtttttgtaaaaaaaaaaaaaaaggtatccACAATATTCTAGTTTATTTGTTAAAAGAGAGACCAATGATGACAAAGAAACATTCACTCTCAATTAAATCGAAAGCGAGTCGGAGAGCATTGGAAAACTACGAAACGACGACAAGATAAACAGCGGTCCATCAAGGGAAACCAATCCCACAAAAAAAACGCGGTGCTCTCAGGTGCTCCTGAACAgggataaatgaaaaaaatcagacttctagtacaaatgtatgtacacAATACATACTGCTTATAGTTGTAATTATAACATAGTTTACCTACCATCTTTAAATAAATTGGTATTTGTATGTTGTAGATAAAAAACACATCTGTGAACAGACTGTAACACTTAGTTATGTCCAGTAAAGAGGCTACTGCAGACAAAGAGTTTCACCGAAAAAGTTCTTGTCTACGTCAAATGAAAAATCTTACTGGTAAACAACCTTACAAATGTGATGAATGTTGTAAAGAATTTAGTAGCAAAGGCAATTAtaatatacacaagaaaatcCATACTGGCGAAAAACCTACAAATGTGATATTTGTGGAAAAGGATTTGTCCAAAACAGTAACTGTAAAGTTCACAAGAAAATCCATACTGGCGAAACACCTTACAAATGTGATAAATGTGGAAAAGTATTTGGTCATAAAGGCAATTAtaatatacacaagaaaatcCATACTGGTGGAAAACCTTACAAATGTGATATTTGTGGAAAggaattttgccaaaaaaatatttatcaaattcacatgagaacacatgCTAGCGAAAAACCTTACAAATGTGATGTATGTGATAAGGAATTTGGTCAGAAAGGCAACTATAATGAACACATGAGAATTCATACTGGggcaaaaacattttaaatgtgttttttgtgATCAAGAGTTTCACCGAGAAAGCGCCTGTCGAATTCACATGAGAAAGCATACTGGTGAACAACCTTACAGATGTGATGTTTGTGGAAAACAGTTTCGCAGAAAAAGTAATTGTCTAactcacatgagaacacatactggcgaaaaaccttacaaatgtgatatttgtgaaaaaaagttttgcaaaaaagATAATTGTCTAattcacatgagaacacatactggTGAAAAACCTTACAAATGTGATGAATGTGGTAAAGAATTTAGTACCAAGAGCAACTATAATGTACACATGCAAAAACATACTGGCGAAAAACCTTACGCATGTTATATTTGTGGAAAAGAATTTGGCCAAAGCAGTTCTTGTCGTACACACATGATAACACATACTGGCGAAAAACATTACAgatgtgatgtatgtggtaaagcATTTGGTCACAAAAGCAATCGTAATAAACACATGAAAATCCATACTTGGAAAGATAAGatgtgatattttgaaaaagagttGGC
Above is a genomic segment from Mytilus trossulus isolate FHL-02 unplaced genomic scaffold, PNRI_Mtr1.1.1.hap1 h1tg001079l__unscaffolded, whole genome shotgun sequence containing:
- the LOC134703498 gene encoding zinc finger protein 235-like, which translates into the protein TYKCDICGKGFVQNSNCKVHKKIHTGETPYKCDKCGKVFGHKGNYNIHKKIHTGGKPYKCDICGKEFCQKNIYQIHMRTHASEKPYKCDVCDKEFGQKGNYNEHMRIHTGFHRESACRIHMRKHTGEQPYRCDVCGKQFRRKSNCLTHMRTHTGEKPYKCDICEKKFCKKDNCLIHMRTHTGEKPYKCDECGKEFSTKSNYNVHMQKHTGEKPYACYICGKEFGQSSSCRTHMITHTGEKHYRCDVCGKAFGHKSNRNKHMKIHTWKDKM